One genomic segment of Gopherus flavomarginatus isolate rGopFla2 chromosome 11, rGopFla2.mat.asm, whole genome shotgun sequence includes these proteins:
- the LOC127030715 gene encoding zinc finger and SCAN domain-containing protein 29-like, which produces MPPRTKRAPAWTNAELQDLISVWGEEAVQTQLRSRRRNYDTYGQISQSLMRRGHERDALQCRVKIKELRSAYCKAREGNRCSGAAPTTCRFYKELDAILGCDPTANPRSTMESSEQGAVGDVVEDGDSEATGMEGDTPESQDTCSQDLFSSLEEVSQSQQLEADVEEEAEDRARGTLTTAAVSPASRRLQNLRRNPRKSKEELIKSVMSHYNRESRNTEEWREKTYEWRSSVQDWRKSVHEWRQTESRRKELSAKKTTKQMISLLSRQTESFESLVAMQTNMYHGNPQPSQRPLPCSPVFPQNSFLQQPVPYYPQLPPTPIRSPTSPDNYNSYPVHSTPTVLQHSNAEVQQTGNIDQNRTY; this is translated from the exons atgcctccacgcaccaaacgagccccagcatggaccaatgcagagctgcaggacctcattagtgtttggggagaggaggctgtgcaaacacagctgcgctccagaaggagaaattatgatacgtatgggcagatatcgcagtccttgatgagaaggggacatgaacgggacgccttgcagtgcagggtaaaaattaaagagctgaggagtgcatactgcaaagcccgtgagggaaatcgctgctcaggagctgcccccacaacctgccgcttttacaaggagctggatgccatacttgggtgtgaccccactgcgaatcctaggagcacgatggagagttcagagcagggagcagtgggggatgttGTAGAGGACggagacagtgaggctactggcatggagggagacaccccggagtcccaggacacatgcagccaggatctCTTCTCAAGCCTGGAGGAGgttagccagtcgcagcagctggaagctgatgttgaggaggaagctgaggatcgtgctcggg ggaccttgactactgcagctgtatcaccggcctcacgtaggttgcagaacttgagacggaatcctaggaaatcaaaagaggaattgatcaagtctgttatgagccactacaatAGAGAAAGTAGGAATacagaggaatggagagagaagacgtatgaatggagaagcagtgtacaggactggagaaagagtgtacatgaatggaggcaaacagaaagcaggagaaaggaattgtctgccaaaaaaaccacaaagcagatgataagcctcctgtctcgccaaactgagtctttcgagtctcttgtagccatgcagacaaatatgtaccatgGTAACCCACAGCCTTCCCAAAgacctcttccttgttccccagtctTTCCACAAAacagctttctccagcagccagttccatattatccccagctgcccccaacacctataagatcacctaccagccctgataactataattcttaccctgttcactccacccccactgttctgcagcatagtaatgctgaagtgcagcagacagggaatattgatcaaaataggacatattaa